Proteins encoded by one window of Bacillus sp. DTU_2020_1000418_1_SI_GHA_SEK_038:
- a CDS encoding AIPR family protein, with the protein MVVMATLVEFHQDFLQSIFSDSESRGLLKAQSFFELVCEDLMQVGDLTNNYEMAEFIKTGCEVYGYDYDEGRKIFTLINFQFFQDDVIETLTKQQITTKFNRLKKYAELSMDGLHYDLEETSDAYSLAFTINRHVQNNLIDKFRFIVLTDGKMSKNISHIPNESIEGIVCEHKIIDIQYLYSIYMSQNSSGSYNIELNIPYLEVHNTSDEYQSYLGIMNGEQLFKIYDEYGQKLLEQNVRTFLQFRGGVNKGIRNTIQYKPDMFFAYNNGITATATDVETRNGYITKITDFQIVNGGQTTSAIYAAKKNSKLDISNISVQMKLSVVNNFEKKSEFVSSVSEYANTQNKVNKSDFFSNSPFHKEMKDYSKRIWVATQGGSQKRTHWFYERVRGEYLNEQAYLSPAKKRQFQIENPKDQLIEKTFLAKSENSWDRKPHIVSKGAQYSFEEFAKSITNTLEKNDLAITENYFKDAVSRVILFRATEKIVSKAPWYENAFRAQTVAYSISLLSHSIQRRKLFLDFGRIWDEQRLPFELEELMKHITMKVYERITNPPLGSANIAQWCKKEQCWNDVRGIEIDLLPLKKIVITTEEAKYEQKSDKKQKELDNGIEIQAFVVQTELEHWIQLLGYFMSNNNFRSLTITQRDILKKYTDGKIPLPSEKQSKVLYSLYQKAVNEGWEVVESYGV; encoded by the coding sequence ATGGTAGTCATGGCAACTTTAGTAGAGTTCCATCAGGACTTCTTACAATCCATATTTTCGGATTCCGAAAGTCGCGGATTATTGAAAGCTCAGTCTTTTTTCGAATTAGTATGTGAAGATCTTATGCAAGTAGGCGATTTAACCAATAATTATGAAATGGCGGAATTCATTAAAACAGGTTGTGAGGTTTATGGATACGATTATGATGAAGGCAGAAAAATATTTACATTGATTAATTTTCAATTCTTTCAAGATGATGTCATTGAAACATTAACCAAACAACAGATAACGACAAAGTTTAATCGTTTAAAAAAATATGCGGAGTTAAGCATGGATGGTCTTCATTATGATTTAGAGGAGACCTCTGATGCCTATTCTTTGGCATTTACTATTAATCGGCACGTGCAAAACAACTTAATTGATAAATTTCGTTTTATTGTCTTAACAGATGGTAAAATGTCAAAAAATATATCCCATATACCAAACGAATCGATTGAAGGTATTGTATGCGAGCATAAAATTATTGATATACAATATTTATACAGTATCTATATGTCTCAAAACAGCTCTGGTTCATACAATATTGAATTGAACATTCCTTATTTGGAAGTACATAACACATCGGATGAATATCAGTCCTATTTAGGGATTATGAACGGAGAACAATTATTTAAAATTTACGATGAATACGGGCAAAAGCTTCTTGAACAAAACGTCCGTACCTTTTTACAGTTTAGAGGAGGAGTCAATAAAGGAATACGAAATACCATTCAGTATAAACCGGATATGTTTTTTGCCTATAATAACGGCATTACTGCAACTGCCACGGATGTGGAAACGAGGAACGGATATATCACCAAAATTACCGATTTCCAGATAGTTAATGGCGGCCAAACTACTTCTGCCATTTATGCAGCAAAAAAGAACTCAAAGCTGGATATTTCAAATATATCGGTACAAATGAAATTATCCGTTGTAAATAATTTTGAGAAAAAAAGCGAGTTTGTATCGAGCGTGTCGGAGTACGCCAATACCCAAAACAAAGTTAACAAATCAGACTTCTTCTCTAATAGTCCGTTCCATAAAGAAATGAAAGATTACTCTAAACGCATTTGGGTTGCTACTCAAGGAGGTTCTCAGAAACGTACTCATTGGTTTTACGAAAGAGTGCGTGGTGAATATTTAAATGAGCAAGCTTATTTATCACCAGCTAAAAAAAGACAATTTCAAATTGAAAACCCTAAAGATCAGCTAATCGAAAAGACGTTCTTGGCGAAAAGCGAAAATTCATGGGATCGAAAACCGCATATTGTTTCAAAAGGTGCCCAATACAGCTTTGAGGAGTTTGCCAAATCGATAACAAATACATTAGAAAAAAATGATCTGGCAATCACAGAGAATTATTTTAAGGATGCAGTATCAAGGGTTATTCTATTCCGGGCAACAGAAAAAATTGTTTCAAAGGCCCCTTGGTATGAAAATGCCTTTAGAGCACAAACAGTTGCATATTCAATCTCATTGCTCTCTCATTCTATACAAAGACGGAAGCTATTTTTAGATTTTGGTAGAATATGGGATGAACAGCGGTTACCATTTGAGTTAGAAGAATTAATGAAGCATATCACAATGAAAGTATATGAGAGAATTACTAATCCGCCGCTAGGCTCCGCTAATATTGCACAATGGTGTAAAAAAGAGCAATGCTGGAACGATGTTCGTGGTATAGAAATCGATTTATTACCGCTTAAGAAAATAGTTATCACTACAGAGGAAGCCAAATATGAACAAAAATCAGATAAAAAACAAAAAGAATTGGACAATGGTATTGAAATACAAGCGTTTGTTGTTCAAACCGAATTAGAACATTGGATTCAACTATTAGGATATTTTATGAGCAATAACAATTTTCGATCGCTTACTATTACACAAAGGGACATCTTAAAAAAATATACTGATGGTAAAATCCCTTTACCGTCCGAGAAGCAGTCAAAGGTTCTTTATTCGCTATATCAAAAAGCAGTAAATGAAGGATGGGAAGTTGTAGAAAGTTATGGTGTATAG
- a CDS encoding PD-(D/E)XK motif protein yields MKTVTMMMNNPWLQLDRLSRIRVKETIKYNAFWIVDAFNKYGLMMQCDEDFIQPIREIKLNGIQIQLDQSSSPNKLILLLKESKDWEIFLILCNDLINVMKEHNENIIVNVMKRVERWQKLLRKSSFKIMSKEEQMGLYSELKILRDYIIPAYGYSVGIHGWVGALGDKQDFLLKNFAIEVKSFRMTSGNRVWISSKEQLNSEKNPLYLFSCALNEAGSGETIADLVKSIKEKIENESLSNEFTEKVEEYGYFPEIPQESLSKFLLEQVIGYEVRDGFPKIASEHVSHLIPNIKYNIDLSGCTNFKVNITDILI; encoded by the coding sequence GTGAAGACGGTGACTATGATGATGAATAATCCCTGGTTACAATTAGACCGGCTCAGCCGAATAAGAGTAAAAGAAACAATCAAATATAATGCGTTTTGGATTGTGGATGCCTTCAATAAATATGGATTAATGATGCAATGTGATGAAGATTTTATTCAGCCGATCCGCGAGATCAAGCTTAATGGGATTCAAATTCAGCTTGATCAATCTTCAAGTCCGAACAAGCTTATTTTACTATTAAAAGAATCGAAGGATTGGGAGATTTTCCTAATCCTTTGCAATGATTTAATAAATGTTATGAAGGAACATAATGAAAATATAATTGTAAATGTAATGAAACGAGTAGAACGCTGGCAGAAGCTGCTTCGCAAGTCAAGTTTTAAAATCATGTCAAAAGAAGAACAGATGGGTTTGTACAGCGAATTAAAAATCTTACGCGATTACATCATACCTGCTTATGGTTATAGTGTCGGTATCCACGGCTGGGTTGGCGCATTGGGAGACAAGCAGGATTTCCTCCTGAAGAACTTCGCGATTGAAGTAAAATCCTTTCGTATGACTTCAGGTAATCGTGTTTGGATTTCTTCTAAAGAACAATTGAATTCAGAAAAAAATCCTTTGTATCTATTTTCCTGTGCTCTAAATGAAGCAGGTAGCGGGGAAACCATTGCTGACTTGGTTAAATCGATTAAAGAAAAAATTGAAAATGAAAGCCTTTCAAATGAGTTTACTGAAAAGGTTGAAGAGTATGGTTATTTTCCTGAAATACCGCAGGAATCTCTATCAAAGTTTCTATTAGAACAGGTTATCGGTTATGAAGTAAGAGATGGATTTCCGAAGATAGCTTCAGAACATGTTTCACATTTAATACCAAACATAAAGTACAACATTGATTTATCGGGGTGTACAAATTTTAAAGTAAACATAACAGATATTTTAATATAA
- a CDS encoding Z1 domain-containing protein produces the protein MQANTKINHYVMYKHVKEKISGTLQEQSGLQEDTIQIIIEEWKSLIKVTKPQFLKTILGIADANNIRPLMEEEWKYLQTEMEQSFNVRITTGILVTGKDQKNRDTTWWTGKKKLQSDNYYLTNYMTYMKRDLPQKVLETINDDTDAIMNNLADPDLESFSRYGMVVGHVQSGKTSNYASLICKAADAGYRFIVVIAGGQNNLRDQTQARLDEVFVGANYRGVGLLPEFKREKMPASLTNAKNDFKIETARAQGTTNFDNMKQPIIVVIKKHTKTLDHLLKWLDIHYKNQVDKPMLVIDDESDYASINTKKEEEPTVINEKIRLLLQKFKKSAYVAYTATPYANIFIDHNAKNEGAGRDIFPSDFIYALEAPSNYFGAEKIFNKDNEKYVVEIPNDEVAYELDDDILYPPNEIPFVIKHKKDYDGELRKLPESLKDAVRLFVINIAIRNLRNQKKHNSMLIHISRFTGVHVKVKKLVASYFEDLKAEIKAYGNLANPYNFSHLKAMKDTFSERLQDIEFDFGTVLKEVCLLVDSIQVVDVHQKAKIPLEYRKDIQSNVIVIGGLSLSRGFTLEGLSVSYFLRTTIYYDTLMQMGRWFGYRIGYEDICRVYLTDDMNKKFGFIIDATNELVSRLNVMREENLTPEDFGLAVQLHPDSLLQVTARNKSKYTEDMYLEMNLDGQIKETRWISNKSDDLDANETLLKETIQALQKGEYEYVATDSHVWKNVDKTIVKRFVENYRLYKNDPLGLKSRMPIEFIKDYIERVNIDWDVVLYNGNSDTIFEADSIQVQRQYRSVTEKHSYYEVANRQLSRAKPESIIMPTVFKKLKSHEMREKLMKPVLFVHALELGDRKNNKIEAVGFSISFPNSKDPFVNNVKVRINSVYKKQLEEAYREEAGEDGDYDDE, from the coding sequence ATGCAAGCCAACACTAAGATTAATCATTATGTCATGTATAAACATGTAAAAGAAAAAATTTCTGGAACACTGCAGGAACAAAGCGGTTTGCAGGAAGATACTATCCAAATAATTATCGAAGAATGGAAATCTTTAATCAAAGTTACAAAGCCACAGTTCTTAAAGACAATTTTAGGAATAGCTGATGCGAATAATATACGTCCATTAATGGAAGAGGAATGGAAGTATCTTCAAACTGAAATGGAGCAATCCTTTAATGTTCGGATCACAACAGGGATTCTTGTAACAGGAAAAGATCAGAAGAATAGAGACACCACTTGGTGGACAGGTAAAAAAAAGCTCCAATCTGATAATTATTATTTAACCAATTATATGACGTACATGAAACGTGATTTACCGCAAAAAGTACTCGAAACTATTAATGATGATACGGATGCCATTATGAATAACTTAGCAGACCCTGATTTAGAGTCCTTTTCAAGATATGGCATGGTTGTGGGCCATGTCCAATCAGGAAAGACCTCCAACTATGCTTCGTTAATTTGTAAGGCTGCTGATGCCGGTTATCGTTTTATAGTTGTTATTGCCGGCGGACAAAATAACTTGCGTGACCAGACACAAGCACGACTAGACGAAGTATTTGTCGGAGCAAATTACAGGGGTGTCGGGCTATTACCTGAATTTAAAAGAGAAAAAATGCCTGCAAGTTTAACCAATGCAAAAAATGACTTCAAAATTGAAACAGCCAGAGCGCAGGGAACTACAAATTTTGATAATATGAAGCAACCAATTATAGTAGTGATTAAAAAACATACGAAGACCTTAGATCATCTTTTAAAATGGTTAGATATTCATTATAAGAATCAGGTGGATAAACCAATGCTTGTGATCGATGATGAATCCGATTATGCATCGATTAATACAAAAAAAGAAGAAGAACCAACCGTTATCAATGAGAAGATACGGCTTCTCTTACAGAAATTCAAAAAGAGTGCCTATGTAGCCTATACAGCAACACCATATGCTAACATTTTCATCGATCATAATGCCAAAAATGAAGGTGCAGGCAGAGACATATTCCCAAGCGATTTTATTTACGCGCTTGAAGCACCATCTAATTATTTCGGTGCAGAAAAGATTTTTAATAAAGACAACGAGAAGTATGTAGTCGAAATTCCTAATGATGAAGTTGCTTATGAGTTAGATGATGACATTCTCTATCCTCCAAATGAAATCCCTTTTGTCATTAAGCACAAAAAGGACTATGATGGTGAACTAAGAAAGCTGCCTGAAAGCTTAAAGGATGCTGTTCGTTTATTTGTTATCAATATTGCAATCCGTAATTTACGGAATCAAAAGAAGCATAATAGTATGTTAATCCATATTTCTAGATTCACTGGCGTACATGTTAAGGTGAAAAAACTTGTAGCAAGTTACTTTGAGGATCTTAAAGCTGAAATTAAAGCGTATGGAAACCTGGCGAATCCGTACAATTTTTCACATTTGAAAGCAATGAAAGATACATTTTCTGAAAGATTACAAGATATCGAATTTGATTTTGGTACGGTTTTAAAAGAAGTCTGTTTATTAGTAGATTCCATTCAAGTTGTAGATGTACATCAGAAAGCCAAAATTCCTTTAGAGTATCGAAAGGATATTCAATCAAATGTTATCGTAATTGGCGGGTTAAGCTTGTCCCGCGGTTTTACATTAGAGGGATTAAGCGTGAGCTATTTCTTAAGAACGACGATCTATTATGATACATTAATGCAAATGGGCCGATGGTTTGGTTACCGAATCGGTTATGAAGATATTTGCAGAGTGTACTTAACGGATGACATGAATAAAAAATTTGGATTTATTATTGATGCTACGAATGAATTAGTCAGCCGTTTAAATGTTATGCGAGAAGAAAATTTAACACCGGAAGACTTTGGTTTGGCCGTGCAATTGCATCCAGATAGTCTGCTTCAGGTTACAGCACGCAACAAGTCAAAATATACAGAAGATATGTATTTAGAGATGAACCTGGATGGTCAGATTAAAGAAACTAGATGGATCAGCAATAAATCAGACGATCTTGATGCAAATGAAACCCTGTTAAAAGAAACAATCCAAGCCTTACAAAAGGGGGAATACGAGTATGTAGCAACCGATAGTCATGTTTGGAAAAATGTAGATAAAACGATTGTTAAAAGATTCGTGGAAAATTACCGATTGTATAAAAATGACCCTTTGGGATTAAAATCGAGAATGCCGATTGAATTTATCAAAGATTATATTGAAAGAGTTAATATAGACTGGGATGTAGTCTTATACAATGGTAATAGCGATACAATATTCGAGGCTGATTCCATTCAAGTTCAGCGACAATACCGTTCTGTAACAGAAAAGCACAGTTATTACGAAGTTGCCAATAGACAGCTTTCAAGAGCGAAACCAGAAAGTATTATCATGCCGACTGTATTCAAAAAGTTGAAATCACACGAAATGCGCGAAAAATTGATGAAGCCAGTATTATTCGTACATGCTTTAGAACTTGGGGATAGAAAAAATAATAAAATAGAAGCTGTTGGGTTTAGTATCAGCTTCCCAAATTCAAAAGATCCTTTTGTTAACAATGTAAAAGTTCGGATAAATAGTGTATACAAAAAGCAACTGGAAGAAGCGTATAGAGAAGAAGCTGGTGAAGACGGTGACTATGATGATGAATAA
- a CDS encoding ATP-binding protein, whose protein sequence is MITEVVQPNISNFIKSLRDIGYTFEVAVADVLDNSITAKAKNVHISCMPNPSTVFTLLDDGTGMSNSELIDAMRLATNDPDSPREGVDLGKFGLGLKTASFSQCIDLTVLSKKNGVVSIKQWDLKFISRENEWLLITPDISEYTNVPLFEEFMQQENGTLVVWRGIDTFKEADIPNKLDILRSHLSLVFHCFLEGIVPGKNALKIFVNGQSLEPFNPFNPKHIATQQLVPEKIKYLNSEIIVQPYILPHHSKLSQQEFDKYATKDGYTKSQGFYLYRAHRLLIHGTWWGMHRTNDAHKLVRIKIDIPNNQDTAWGIDIKKSAANPVSEIKKDLKRIIQQVTVKGSRPFTGRGKKIEDKTTTRFWELVADNKDIHFAINREHPIIKNLEDTLREDQHQLLNVILMGLESYLPLDAIVAQLNTNPLKVKQETLINENEIIMLVENWRSKGVSEAFIKELLKTEVYKNKEGYFENASQH, encoded by the coding sequence TTGATAACGGAAGTAGTACAACCGAATATATCCAATTTTATAAAATCCTTAAGAGATATAGGGTATACATTTGAGGTAGCTGTTGCAGATGTGCTTGATAATAGCATTACAGCAAAAGCAAAAAATGTACATATTTCTTGTATGCCAAATCCAAGTACAGTGTTTACATTATTAGATGATGGTACTGGGATGTCTAATAGTGAGCTTATTGATGCTATGCGTTTAGCTACAAATGATCCAGACTCTCCTAGAGAAGGAGTAGACTTGGGGAAATTTGGTTTGGGCTTAAAAACAGCATCTTTTTCACAATGTATAGACTTAACAGTTTTATCGAAAAAGAATGGGGTAGTGTCTATTAAACAATGGGACTTAAAATTTATTTCAAGAGAAAACGAATGGTTATTAATAACGCCAGATATAAGTGAGTACACTAATGTGCCTTTGTTTGAGGAGTTTATGCAACAAGAAAACGGGACGTTGGTAGTGTGGCGCGGGATTGATACGTTTAAAGAAGCCGACATACCTAATAAGTTAGATATATTGAGAAGCCATTTATCTTTAGTATTTCATTGCTTTTTAGAAGGGATCGTTCCTGGAAAAAATGCCTTAAAAATTTTTGTCAATGGTCAATCATTAGAACCTTTTAATCCATTTAACCCAAAACATATAGCAACGCAGCAATTGGTACCGGAAAAAATAAAATATTTAAATTCGGAAATAATAGTGCAACCTTATATATTACCGCACCATTCGAAGCTATCTCAACAGGAATTTGACAAATACGCTACAAAAGATGGCTACACCAAATCACAGGGTTTTTATTTATATCGTGCCCATCGCTTGTTGATTCACGGCACATGGTGGGGTATGCATAGAACAAACGATGCACACAAGCTTGTACGTATTAAAATTGATATCCCTAACAATCAGGATACCGCATGGGGAATTGATATAAAGAAATCAGCGGCCAATCCAGTAAGTGAAATTAAGAAAGACCTAAAGCGTATCATTCAGCAAGTAACTGTAAAGGGATCGAGACCTTTCACAGGTAGAGGTAAAAAGATTGAAGATAAGACAACTACTCGATTTTGGGAGCTGGTTGCTGATAATAAAGATATTCACTTTGCAATCAATCGAGAGCACCCGATTATCAAAAATCTAGAAGACACACTAAGAGAAGACCAACATCAATTATTAAATGTCATTTTAATGGGGTTAGAAAGCTATTTGCCGTTAGATGCCATTGTTGCTCAGTTGAATACTAATCCGCTAAAAGTCAAACAAGAAACACTAATTAATGAAAATGAGATTATAATGCTAGTGGAAAATTGGCGTTCAAAAGGTGTTAGTGAAGCGTTCATTAAGGAATTACTGAAAACGGAAGTATACAAAAACAAGGAGGGGTATTTTGAAAATGCAAGCCAACACTAA
- a CDS encoding DNA cytosine methyltransferase produces MVKLKVMDLFAGAGGLSNGFEQTGKFKVKVAVEINDYARETYKRNHENNVILHKDITRLEYVNNEGEQKPEYKDIDVIIGGPPCQGFSNANRQQNTLISSNNQLVREFIRAIEEIKPKAFVMENVRTLESEKHKFYLNDKDEAELKKLNIEPSEEQIKIGYRNSYSGRLIEFLFNAYQKKIDLKPYMVNKELLSKLNSLLRKARKESNRALVEFLNKETNQKYFTRIINNQWQESHQEFWDNLYHLDWADLGDMLKNLIEENELNLYDLKNRLEEIVETQKVINKIAEIIQNRIILYDININEHTLQVTIKSFNVFNYIKRKFSDLGYVFNGDQYIFNAAQYGVPQERRRLILMGVRKDSLKAEKVITPKPLFTNKEDFNKIYDAIGDLEKLVPNTDVKEDEMDRGSNTPIFGSPLNEYLNNNSNQKIYNHVRTESRDVAVKRFQALKEGQNFHDLDESLKTTYTDHSRTQNTIYRRLSYSQPADTVVNVRKSMWIHPVKDRAISIREAARLQSFQDSYKFVGTKDSQYQQVGNAVPPILARCIAEGLLESLGIKLEVKTKDIIIPEQMVNTGEYEVH; encoded by the coding sequence ATGGTTAAACTGAAAGTAATGGACCTTTTTGCAGGCGCTGGCGGTCTCAGCAATGGATTTGAACAGACTGGAAAGTTTAAAGTTAAGGTTGCTGTAGAAATCAATGATTATGCAAGGGAAACATACAAAAGAAACCATGAAAATAACGTTATTTTACATAAAGATATCACTCGACTGGAGTATGTAAATAACGAAGGAGAACAAAAGCCAGAATACAAAGATATTGATGTAATAATCGGAGGCCCTCCATGCCAAGGATTTTCAAATGCAAATAGGCAGCAAAATACACTAATTTCTTCAAACAATCAGTTAGTAAGAGAATTTATTCGTGCAATCGAGGAAATAAAACCAAAAGCATTTGTAATGGAAAATGTTAGAACATTAGAATCTGAAAAACATAAGTTCTATCTAAATGATAAAGATGAAGCGGAATTAAAAAAATTAAATATTGAGCCATCAGAAGAACAGATTAAGATTGGATACAGAAATTCATATTCAGGGAGATTAATAGAATTTCTTTTCAATGCTTATCAAAAAAAGATAGATTTAAAACCTTATATGGTGAACAAAGAGCTTTTATCTAAGTTGAACTCTTTGTTAAGAAAAGCTAGAAAGGAATCGAATAGGGCCTTAGTGGAATTCCTTAATAAAGAAACAAATCAAAAATATTTTACAAGAATTATCAATAATCAATGGCAGGAATCACATCAAGAGTTTTGGGACAACCTTTACCATTTAGATTGGGCAGATCTGGGTGATATGCTTAAAAACTTAATTGAAGAAAATGAATTAAATCTTTACGATTTAAAGAACAGATTAGAAGAGATTGTTGAAACTCAAAAGGTTATTAATAAAATAGCTGAAATAATTCAGAACCGTATAATACTGTATGATATTAATATTAATGAGCACACTCTTCAAGTTACAATAAAATCCTTTAATGTTTTTAATTATATTAAAAGAAAATTCTCCGACTTGGGTTATGTTTTTAATGGAGATCAATATATTTTCAATGCAGCTCAATATGGGGTTCCACAGGAAAGAAGAAGACTGATTCTAATGGGAGTCCGAAAAGACTCTTTAAAAGCTGAAAAGGTTATAACTCCAAAACCATTATTTACTAATAAAGAGGATTTTAATAAAATATATGATGCTATTGGGGACTTAGAGAAGTTAGTCCCAAATACTGATGTTAAGGAAGATGAAATGGATAGGGGATCCAATACGCCCATTTTTGGCAGCCCATTAAATGAATACCTTAACAATAATAGCAATCAAAAAATCTATAACCATGTACGAACAGAATCTAGAGATGTTGCAGTTAAAAGATTTCAAGCTCTAAAAGAAGGACAAAACTTCCACGATTTGGACGAGTCATTAAAAACTACCTATACTGATCATAGCAGAACTCAAAATACTATTTATAGAAGACTATCATACAGTCAGCCTGCAGATACAGTTGTAAATGTTAGAAAATCAATGTGGATACACCCGGTAAAAGACAGAGCTATCAGCATAAGAGAGGCTGCAAGATTACAATCATTCCAAGATTCCTACAAATTTGTTGGAACGAAGGATTCTCAGTATCAGCAAGTTGGAAATGCTGTTCCACCAATATTGGCAAGGTGTATAGCAGAAGGGTTATTGGAGTCGTTAGGAATAAAGTTAGAGGTTAAAACTAAAGATATAATAATTCCTGAGCAAATGGTTAATACAGGGGAATATGAGGTCCATTGA
- a CDS encoding very short patch repair endonuclease, giving the protein MPDKITKEQRSKNMQAIKSQSNLENNVSKALWKKGFRFRKNTKMFGKPDISIKKYKVVIFIDSCFWHCCPVHGNMPKSNQDYWKNKLGRNKSRDKEVTSFYIENGWKVLRIWEHEFKQDFEKTIEMIADFIRSAKNSK; this is encoded by the coding sequence ATGCCTGATAAAATAACAAAAGAGCAGCGCTCCAAAAACATGCAAGCAATCAAATCACAGTCAAATTTAGAAAACAATGTTTCAAAAGCACTTTGGAAGAAAGGGTTCCGATTCAGAAAAAATACAAAAATGTTCGGAAAACCTGATATCTCCATTAAAAAATACAAGGTTGTCATATTTATTGATTCCTGTTTCTGGCATTGCTGCCCTGTTCATGGAAATATGCCAAAATCAAACCAAGATTATTGGAAAAATAAACTCGGCCGAAATAAAAGCAGGGATAAGGAGGTAACCAGCTTTTACATTGAGAATGGCTGGAAAGTACTCCGGATTTGGGAACACGAGTTTAAACAGGACTTTGAAAAAACAATAGAAATGATTGCTGACTTTATTAGAAGTGCAAAAAATTCAAAATGA